One genomic window of Salmo salar chromosome ssa12, Ssal_v3.1, whole genome shotgun sequence includes the following:
- the LOC123725643 gene encoding keratin, type I cytoskeletal 47 kDa-like, whose translation MSLCCTIVTDLKRTFQSLEIELHGLLTQKGDLEQSVTDIKGSHGSQLSQLQVCINSMEEELQQLNVSIQQQASEYQILLDIKMRLEMEIAEYRRLLDGEGLRQEVRKAIVVEKIQEIQVQEVVEKRVRVIVEEMVDGKVVSTSVDEKVQDMN comes from the exons ATGAGTTTGTGTTGCACCATTGTGACTGACCTGAAGAGGACCTTCCAGAGCCTGGAGATTGAACTGCATGGCCTGCTCACTCAG AAGGGGGACCTGGAGCAGAGCGTCACTGATATAAAGGGCAGCCACGGCTCCCAGCTGAGCCAGCTGCAGGTTTGTATCAACAGCATGGAGGAGGAGCTGCAGCAGCTCAACGTCAGCATCCAGCAGCAGGCCTCCGAGTACCAGATCCTCCTGGACATCAAGATGAGGCTGGAGATGGAGATCGCTGAGTACAGGAGGCTGCTGGATGGAGAGGGACTCAG ACAGGAGGTCAGGAAAGCGATCGTGGTCGAGAAGATCCAGGAAATACAAGTCCAGGAAGTGGTGGAA AAGCGGGTGAGGGTGATCGTGGAGGAGATGGTGGATGGGAAGGTGGTATCCACCTCAGTTGATGAGAAGGTCCAGGATATGAACTAA